One window of Paroedura picta isolate Pp20150507F chromosome 2, Ppicta_v3.0, whole genome shotgun sequence genomic DNA carries:
- the MOK gene encoding MAPK/MAK/MRK overlapping kinase isoform X2, with protein MRERRSPAIMKTTLCFPQLIGEGGEYKTIGKIGEGTFSDVLKIQCLRDGKYYACKQMKQHFESLEHVNNLREIQALRRLNPHQNILTLHEVIFDKKAGAVALICELMDMNIYELIKGRKKPLPERRIMSYMYQLCKSLDHMHRNGIFHRDVKPENILIKDLLKLGDFGSCRSIHSKQPFTEYISTRWYRAPECLLTDGYYGYKMDMWSAGCVFYEIASFHPLFPGSNELDQISKIHEIIGTPPKKTLNKFKQSRVMSFDFPIRKGKGISPLMPNLSRRSLALMYAMIQYDPEDRIDAREALQHPYFRELRIAEKQALTLHRKMRLAESPLERDCIGLRRISKEDQRQNFLRNAQENPLGHHGPPFAVELPKLTVPAVNHLASYPSPPFQPIFTLPATNRPVQVLQPITCFGTDSKSEKQKEFKSPMKQFHLPALERRGGGY; from the exons ATGCGCGAACGCCGAAGCCCCGCGATCATGAAGACCACCTTGTGTTTCCCGCAGTTAATAGGAGAGGGCGGAG AATACAAAACAATTGGTAAAATTGGTGAGGGAACTTTTTCCGATGTTCTGAAGATACAGTGTCTGAGAGATGGAAAATATTACGCTTGTAAGCAAATGAAACAGCATTTTGAAAG TCTCGAACATGTGAACAACCTGAGAGAAATACAAGCGCTGAGACGACTGAATCCACATCAAAACATTCTAACGTTGCATGAAGTGATATT tgACAAGAAAGCTGGTGCTGTTGCATTAATCTGTGAACTTAtggacatgaacatatatgaacTGATAAAAG GGAGGAAAAAGCCATTGCCTGAACGAAGAATCATGAGTTACATGTATCAGCTATGCAAGTCTCTTGATCACATGCATAG GAACGGAATATTCCACAGAGACGTGAAACCAGAAAACATATTAATAAAG GATCTTCTGAAATTAGGGGATTTTGGATCCTGCAGGAGCATACATTCCAAACAGCCCTTTACAGAATACATCTCTACGCGTTGGTACAGAGCACCAGAATGCCTTCTCACCGACGGCTACTATGGCTACAAAATGGACATGTGGAGCGCTGGCTGCGTGTTCTACGAAATTGCAAG TTTCCACCCGCTCTTTCCTGGATCAAATGAACTGGACCAGATCTCAAAAATCCATGAAATTATAGGTACTCCTCCCAAGAAAACTCTTAATAAGTTCAAACA GTCAAGAGTGATGAGCTTTGACTTCCCCAtcagaaaagggaaaggaatCTCTCCACTTATGCCTAACTTGTCCAGGAGGAGCCTGGCGCTCATGTATGCCATGATCCAGTATGATCCCGAGGACAGAATCGATGCCCGCGAAGCGCTGCAGCATCCTTACTTCAGAGAACTGAG GATTGCAGAGAAGCAAGCTCTGACTTTGCACAGAAAAATGAGATTAGCAGAAAGCCCCTTAGAAAGGGATTGCATCGGCTTGCGGCGTATTTCAAAGGAGGATCAAAGGCAG aattttctgaGGAATGCTCAGGAGAATCCGCTGGGACATCACGGACCTCCCTTTGCAGTAGAGTTGCCAAAACTGACCGTTCCTGCAGTAAACCACTTGGCTTCTTACCCTAGTCCTCCATTTCAGCCCATTTTTACCTTACCAGCAACCAACAGACCTGTCCAGGTGTTGCAGCCCATCACCTGTTTCGGGACGGACAGCAAG TCTGAAAAGCAGAAGGAGTTTAAATCTCCCATGAAACAGTTCCACTTGCCTGCTCTGGAGAGAAGAGGCGGCGGCTACTGA
- the MOK gene encoding MAPK/MAK/MRK overlapping kinase isoform X4, translated as MRERRSPAIMKTTLCFPQLIGEGGEYKTIGKIGEGTFSDVLKIQCLRDGKYYACKQMKQHFESLEHVNNLREIQALRRLNPHQNILTLHEVIFDKKAGAVALICELMDMNIYELIKGRKKPLPERRIMSYMYQLCKSLDHMHRNGIFHRDVKPENILIKQDLLKLGDFGSCRSIHSKQPFTEYISTRWYRAPECLLTDGYYGYKMDMWSAGCVFYEIASFHPLFPGSNELDQISKIHEIIGTPPKKTLNKFKQSRVMSFDFPIRKGKGISPLMPNLSRRSLALMYAMIQYDPEDRIDAREALQHPYFRELRIAEKQALTLHRKMRLAESPLERDCIGLRRISKEDQSLKSRRSLNLP; from the exons ATGCGCGAACGCCGAAGCCCCGCGATCATGAAGACCACCTTGTGTTTCCCGCAGTTAATAGGAGAGGGCGGAG AATACAAAACAATTGGTAAAATTGGTGAGGGAACTTTTTCCGATGTTCTGAAGATACAGTGTCTGAGAGATGGAAAATATTACGCTTGTAAGCAAATGAAACAGCATTTTGAAAG TCTCGAACATGTGAACAACCTGAGAGAAATACAAGCGCTGAGACGACTGAATCCACATCAAAACATTCTAACGTTGCATGAAGTGATATT tgACAAGAAAGCTGGTGCTGTTGCATTAATCTGTGAACTTAtggacatgaacatatatgaacTGATAAAAG GGAGGAAAAAGCCATTGCCTGAACGAAGAATCATGAGTTACATGTATCAGCTATGCAAGTCTCTTGATCACATGCATAG GAACGGAATATTCCACAGAGACGTGAAACCAGAAAACATATTAATAAAG CAGGATCTTCTGAAATTAGGGGATTTTGGATCCTGCAGGAGCATACATTCCAAACAGCCCTTTACAGAATACATCTCTACGCGTTGGTACAGAGCACCAGAATGCCTTCTCACCGACGGCTACTATGGCTACAAAATGGACATGTGGAGCGCTGGCTGCGTGTTCTACGAAATTGCAAG TTTCCACCCGCTCTTTCCTGGATCAAATGAACTGGACCAGATCTCAAAAATCCATGAAATTATAGGTACTCCTCCCAAGAAAACTCTTAATAAGTTCAAACA GTCAAGAGTGATGAGCTTTGACTTCCCCAtcagaaaagggaaaggaatCTCTCCACTTATGCCTAACTTGTCCAGGAGGAGCCTGGCGCTCATGTATGCCATGATCCAGTATGATCCCGAGGACAGAATCGATGCCCGCGAAGCGCTGCAGCATCCTTACTTCAGAGAACTGAG GATTGCAGAGAAGCAAGCTCTGACTTTGCACAGAAAAATGAGATTAGCAGAAAGCCCCTTAGAAAGGGATTGCATCGGCTTGCGGCGTATTTCAAAGGAGGATCAAAG TCTGAAAAGCAGAAGGAGTTTAAATCTCCCATGA
- the MOK gene encoding MAPK/MAK/MRK overlapping kinase isoform X5, giving the protein MQKYKTIGKIGEGTFSDVLKIQCLRDGKYYACKQMKQHFESLEHVNNLREIQALRRLNPHQNILTLHEVIFDKKAGAVALICELMDMNIYELIKGRKKPLPERRIMSYMYQLCKSLDHMHRNGIFHRDVKPENILIKQDLLKLGDFGSCRSIHSKQPFTEYISTRWYRAPECLLTDGYYGYKMDMWSAGCVFYEIASFHPLFPGSNELDQISKIHEIIGTPPKKTLNKFKQSRVMSFDFPIRKGKGISPLMPNLSRRSLALMYAMIQYDPEDRIDAREALQHPYFRELRIAEKQALTLHRKMRLAESPLERDCIGLRRISKEDQRQNFLRNAQENPLGHHGPPFAVELPKLTVPAVNHLASYPSPPFQPIFTLPATNRPVQVLQPITCFGTDSKSEKQKEFKSPMKQFHLPALERRGGGY; this is encoded by the exons ATGCAAA AATACAAAACAATTGGTAAAATTGGTGAGGGAACTTTTTCCGATGTTCTGAAGATACAGTGTCTGAGAGATGGAAAATATTACGCTTGTAAGCAAATGAAACAGCATTTTGAAAG TCTCGAACATGTGAACAACCTGAGAGAAATACAAGCGCTGAGACGACTGAATCCACATCAAAACATTCTAACGTTGCATGAAGTGATATT tgACAAGAAAGCTGGTGCTGTTGCATTAATCTGTGAACTTAtggacatgaacatatatgaacTGATAAAAG GGAGGAAAAAGCCATTGCCTGAACGAAGAATCATGAGTTACATGTATCAGCTATGCAAGTCTCTTGATCACATGCATAG GAACGGAATATTCCACAGAGACGTGAAACCAGAAAACATATTAATAAAG CAGGATCTTCTGAAATTAGGGGATTTTGGATCCTGCAGGAGCATACATTCCAAACAGCCCTTTACAGAATACATCTCTACGCGTTGGTACAGAGCACCAGAATGCCTTCTCACCGACGGCTACTATGGCTACAAAATGGACATGTGGAGCGCTGGCTGCGTGTTCTACGAAATTGCAAG TTTCCACCCGCTCTTTCCTGGATCAAATGAACTGGACCAGATCTCAAAAATCCATGAAATTATAGGTACTCCTCCCAAGAAAACTCTTAATAAGTTCAAACA GTCAAGAGTGATGAGCTTTGACTTCCCCAtcagaaaagggaaaggaatCTCTCCACTTATGCCTAACTTGTCCAGGAGGAGCCTGGCGCTCATGTATGCCATGATCCAGTATGATCCCGAGGACAGAATCGATGCCCGCGAAGCGCTGCAGCATCCTTACTTCAGAGAACTGAG GATTGCAGAGAAGCAAGCTCTGACTTTGCACAGAAAAATGAGATTAGCAGAAAGCCCCTTAGAAAGGGATTGCATCGGCTTGCGGCGTATTTCAAAGGAGGATCAAAGGCAG aattttctgaGGAATGCTCAGGAGAATCCGCTGGGACATCACGGACCTCCCTTTGCAGTAGAGTTGCCAAAACTGACCGTTCCTGCAGTAAACCACTTGGCTTCTTACCCTAGTCCTCCATTTCAGCCCATTTTTACCTTACCAGCAACCAACAGACCTGTCCAGGTGTTGCAGCCCATCACCTGTTTCGGGACGGACAGCAAG TCTGAAAAGCAGAAGGAGTTTAAATCTCCCATGAAACAGTTCCACTTGCCTGCTCTGGAGAGAAGAGGCGGCGGCTACTGA
- the MOK gene encoding MAPK/MAK/MRK overlapping kinase isoform X1 — MRERRSPAIMKTTLCFPQLIGEGGEYKTIGKIGEGTFSDVLKIQCLRDGKYYACKQMKQHFESLEHVNNLREIQALRRLNPHQNILTLHEVIFDKKAGAVALICELMDMNIYELIKGRKKPLPERRIMSYMYQLCKSLDHMHRNGIFHRDVKPENILIKQDLLKLGDFGSCRSIHSKQPFTEYISTRWYRAPECLLTDGYYGYKMDMWSAGCVFYEIASFHPLFPGSNELDQISKIHEIIGTPPKKTLNKFKQSRVMSFDFPIRKGKGISPLMPNLSRRSLALMYAMIQYDPEDRIDAREALQHPYFRELRIAEKQALTLHRKMRLAESPLERDCIGLRRISKEDQRQNFLRNAQENPLGHHGPPFAVELPKLTVPAVNHLASYPSPPFQPIFTLPATNRPVQVLQPITCFGTDSKSEKQKEFKSPMKQFHLPALERRGGGY, encoded by the exons ATGCGCGAACGCCGAAGCCCCGCGATCATGAAGACCACCTTGTGTTTCCCGCAGTTAATAGGAGAGGGCGGAG AATACAAAACAATTGGTAAAATTGGTGAGGGAACTTTTTCCGATGTTCTGAAGATACAGTGTCTGAGAGATGGAAAATATTACGCTTGTAAGCAAATGAAACAGCATTTTGAAAG TCTCGAACATGTGAACAACCTGAGAGAAATACAAGCGCTGAGACGACTGAATCCACATCAAAACATTCTAACGTTGCATGAAGTGATATT tgACAAGAAAGCTGGTGCTGTTGCATTAATCTGTGAACTTAtggacatgaacatatatgaacTGATAAAAG GGAGGAAAAAGCCATTGCCTGAACGAAGAATCATGAGTTACATGTATCAGCTATGCAAGTCTCTTGATCACATGCATAG GAACGGAATATTCCACAGAGACGTGAAACCAGAAAACATATTAATAAAG CAGGATCTTCTGAAATTAGGGGATTTTGGATCCTGCAGGAGCATACATTCCAAACAGCCCTTTACAGAATACATCTCTACGCGTTGGTACAGAGCACCAGAATGCCTTCTCACCGACGGCTACTATGGCTACAAAATGGACATGTGGAGCGCTGGCTGCGTGTTCTACGAAATTGCAAG TTTCCACCCGCTCTTTCCTGGATCAAATGAACTGGACCAGATCTCAAAAATCCATGAAATTATAGGTACTCCTCCCAAGAAAACTCTTAATAAGTTCAAACA GTCAAGAGTGATGAGCTTTGACTTCCCCAtcagaaaagggaaaggaatCTCTCCACTTATGCCTAACTTGTCCAGGAGGAGCCTGGCGCTCATGTATGCCATGATCCAGTATGATCCCGAGGACAGAATCGATGCCCGCGAAGCGCTGCAGCATCCTTACTTCAGAGAACTGAG GATTGCAGAGAAGCAAGCTCTGACTTTGCACAGAAAAATGAGATTAGCAGAAAGCCCCTTAGAAAGGGATTGCATCGGCTTGCGGCGTATTTCAAAGGAGGATCAAAGGCAG aattttctgaGGAATGCTCAGGAGAATCCGCTGGGACATCACGGACCTCCCTTTGCAGTAGAGTTGCCAAAACTGACCGTTCCTGCAGTAAACCACTTGGCTTCTTACCCTAGTCCTCCATTTCAGCCCATTTTTACCTTACCAGCAACCAACAGACCTGTCCAGGTGTTGCAGCCCATCACCTGTTTCGGGACGGACAGCAAG TCTGAAAAGCAGAAGGAGTTTAAATCTCCCATGAAACAGTTCCACTTGCCTGCTCTGGAGAGAAGAGGCGGCGGCTACTGA
- the MOK gene encoding MAPK/MAK/MRK overlapping kinase isoform X3 yields MRERRSPAIMKTTLCFPQLIGEGGEYKTIGKIGEGTFSDVLKIQCLRDGKYYACKQMKQHFESLEHVNNLREIQALRRLNPHQNILTLHEVIFDKKAGAVALICELMDMNIYELIKGRKKPLPERRIMSYMYQLCKSLDHMHRNGIFHRDVKPENILIKQDLLKLGDFGSCRSIHSKQPFTEYISTRWYRAPECLLTDGYYGYKMDMWSAGCVFYEIASFHPLFPGSNELDQISKIHEIIGTPPKKTLNKFKQSRVMSFDFPIRKGKGISPLMPNLSRRSLALMYAMIQYDPEDRIDAREALQHPYFRELRIAEKQALTLHRKMRLAESPLERDCIGLRRISKEDQRQSEKQKEFKSPMKQFHLPALERRGGGY; encoded by the exons ATGCGCGAACGCCGAAGCCCCGCGATCATGAAGACCACCTTGTGTTTCCCGCAGTTAATAGGAGAGGGCGGAG AATACAAAACAATTGGTAAAATTGGTGAGGGAACTTTTTCCGATGTTCTGAAGATACAGTGTCTGAGAGATGGAAAATATTACGCTTGTAAGCAAATGAAACAGCATTTTGAAAG TCTCGAACATGTGAACAACCTGAGAGAAATACAAGCGCTGAGACGACTGAATCCACATCAAAACATTCTAACGTTGCATGAAGTGATATT tgACAAGAAAGCTGGTGCTGTTGCATTAATCTGTGAACTTAtggacatgaacatatatgaacTGATAAAAG GGAGGAAAAAGCCATTGCCTGAACGAAGAATCATGAGTTACATGTATCAGCTATGCAAGTCTCTTGATCACATGCATAG GAACGGAATATTCCACAGAGACGTGAAACCAGAAAACATATTAATAAAG CAGGATCTTCTGAAATTAGGGGATTTTGGATCCTGCAGGAGCATACATTCCAAACAGCCCTTTACAGAATACATCTCTACGCGTTGGTACAGAGCACCAGAATGCCTTCTCACCGACGGCTACTATGGCTACAAAATGGACATGTGGAGCGCTGGCTGCGTGTTCTACGAAATTGCAAG TTTCCACCCGCTCTTTCCTGGATCAAATGAACTGGACCAGATCTCAAAAATCCATGAAATTATAGGTACTCCTCCCAAGAAAACTCTTAATAAGTTCAAACA GTCAAGAGTGATGAGCTTTGACTTCCCCAtcagaaaagggaaaggaatCTCTCCACTTATGCCTAACTTGTCCAGGAGGAGCCTGGCGCTCATGTATGCCATGATCCAGTATGATCCCGAGGACAGAATCGATGCCCGCGAAGCGCTGCAGCATCCTTACTTCAGAGAACTGAG GATTGCAGAGAAGCAAGCTCTGACTTTGCACAGAAAAATGAGATTAGCAGAAAGCCCCTTAGAAAGGGATTGCATCGGCTTGCGGCGTATTTCAAAGGAGGATCAAAGGCAG TCTGAAAAGCAGAAGGAGTTTAAATCTCCCATGAAACAGTTCCACTTGCCTGCTCTGGAGAGAAGAGGCGGCGGCTACTGA